TGATTGAATGGTTAGAAGCATTCTTTTCTAGAGAAAAAATTACCTTATTTATGGTAACACACGATCGCTATTTCTTAGAACGTGTGTGTAATGAGATTATAGAATTAGATAACGGACAGCTTTACAAATACAAAGGAAATTATTCATATTATCTTCAGAATAAAGAAGAGCGAAAAGCTTTAGAAGCGACAAACCTTAGTAAGGCGAAAAGTTTATATAAGAAAGAATTAGATTGGATGCGTCGTCAACCTAAAGCAAGAACGACAAAATCTAAATCTCGAATTGATGATTTCTTCGAAATTAAGCAAAAAGCACACCAACGCAGAAAAGAACATGAAGTTCAGTTAGAAATTAATATGGAACGTTTGGGAAGCAAAATTGTAGAATTACATAAGCTAAAAAAATCTTTTGATGAAAAAGTAATTCTAGATGGTTTTGAGTATGTGTTTAAAAAAGGAGAACGTATTGGAATTATTGGAAAAAATGGAACAGGAAAATCATCGTTCTTAAATATCTTAACGAAACAATTACCATTAGATGGAGGAAAAATTGTAGTTGGAGAAACGGTAAAGTTTGGATATTACACCCAAAAAGGAATCAATATTAAAGAAGGGCAGAAGGTCATTGAAGTGATTAAAGAATTCGGAGAAGAAATTCCGTTAACGAAAGGAAGAAGAATTTCTGCAGCGCAATTACTAGAACGATTTTTATTCGACAGAAAAAAACAGTACGATTTTGTAGAAAAGTTAAGTGGAGGAGAGCAGAAGCGATTGTATTTATGTGCAGTGTTAATTCAGAATCCGAATTTCTTAATTCTCGATGAGCCAACAAACGATTTGGATGTAGTTACACTAAACGTTTTAGAAAACTTCTTGTTAGATTATCCTGGAAATTTAATGGTAGTTTCTCACGATCGTTATTTTATGGATAAAATTGTAGATTCTCTATTTGTTTTTAGAGGAAATGGAGTAGTGGAGAATTTCCCTGGAAATTACTCTGATTTTAGAGCTTATGAAGATTCTAAGACCCCAGAACCTAAAACAGAAAAGAAAGAAGCTGTAAAACGCGAAAAAACGCCTCAAAAAGGAAAGTTGAGTTACAATGAGAAGCGTGAGTTCGGTGTTTTAGAGATTGATATTGAAAAACTACAAAAGAAAAAAGAGCAAATCGAAGCTCAATTTGCCAACGGAGAAGTAGCTTCAGAAGATATTAA
This genomic stretch from Tenacibaculum jejuense harbors:
- a CDS encoding ABC-F family ATP-binding cassette domain-containing protein; the protein is MNYLTVENISKAYGERVLFEDLSFGINKDQKIAFVAKNGSGKTSILNIVAGKDTPDSGQVISRKGIHIAYLSQEHNFDANQTIEETIFATENKILPIIQQYEAALQNPDDAEAYQKAFDLMDQHNAWDFETQYKQILSKLKLDNLQQKVGSLSGGQRKRLALAIILINKPDLLILDEPTNHLDLEMIEWLEAFFSREKITLFMVTHDRYFLERVCNEIIELDNGQLYKYKGNYSYYLQNKEERKALEATNLSKAKSLYKKELDWMRRQPKARTTKSKSRIDDFFEIKQKAHQRRKEHEVQLEINMERLGSKIVELHKLKKSFDEKVILDGFEYVFKKGERIGIIGKNGTGKSSFLNILTKQLPLDGGKIVVGETVKFGYYTQKGINIKEGQKVIEVIKEFGEEIPLTKGRRISAAQLLERFLFDRKKQYDFVEKLSGGEQKRLYLCAVLIQNPNFLILDEPTNDLDVVTLNVLENFLLDYPGNLMVVSHDRYFMDKIVDSLFVFRGNGVVENFPGNYSDFRAYEDSKTPEPKTEKKEAVKREKTPQKGKLSYNEKREFGVLEIDIEKLQKKKEQIEAQFANGEVASEDINDKSVELQQIIEDLETKEERWFELSMKMEG